GCGGCGCCAGAAGCGGCACTGGGCCGTAGGCCTTGCCGCGTCCCTGGTGCTGCTCGTGGCCGGCTATGGTGGATGGCAGCAAGTGCCGGTATGGCTGGCGGACTATCACACCGGCATGGGCGAGCGGCAGAGCATAACCCTGGCAGATGGCTCGCGGGTGACGCTCAACAGCGCCAGTGCCCTGAATGTGGCCTTCACCGCCAGCGAGCGCAGGGTGTCGTTGCGGGCTGGCGAGGCGTTGTTCGAGACGGCCGATGATCCACGGCCGTTCGTGGTCCAGAGCGCAGGCGAAGCCGTGCAAGGCAGTGCCGCGACCTTCAGCGTGCGCAGTGATGGCCACGTGGTGCTGGCCAGCGGTGAAGCCCGGATTGGCGCGCAGAGCCTGGCCGTATCACCCGATGCCAGCGCCCAGACCGCCTGGCAACGCGGCAAGCTGATCTTCAATGGCAAGCCGCTGGGGCAGGTTCTTGCGGAGCTTGAGCGTTACCAGCACGGCCGGATCGTGCTGTCCGACAGCAAGCTGTCGGCGCTTGAAGTCAGCGGCGTGTTCGATCTTGACGAACCCCAAGCGCTGCTGCGCACCCTTGAACAGCGCTACGGCCTCAAGGTCACCTACCTGCCGTGGTTGGCAGTCGTGTACTGAGCCTGAGAAAAATAATCAAAACTTTTTCATTTGGCACTGCAAGTTCGTGCGAGCCAGATCGTCGTAGTGGGACTGATCAGCAACCCATTCTCATTTACGACTTGTCTGGAAGCTCATTCGTGCCTCTCATGCCCAAGCCTTCGTACCGTCGCGGCGGTCGTTTCCATCATGCCTTGCTGTCCTGCAGCGCCTTGGCCGTATTCGCGGGCCCACTGCAAGTGTGGGCAGCCACACCAACCGCCCAGGCGGCGATGGAGACGCGCCAGGTACAGCTGGACCTGCCTGCGCAACCCCTGGACCAGGCACTGACGGCATTCGCCGACCAGGCCGGGCTGCACCTGTTGTACACCACTGCCGATGTTAAGGGCCTGACCAGCCCAGCATTGCAGGGCAGTTACAGCGTCGAGCAGGCGCTCCAACAGTTGCTCGCCGGCAGCGACATGGCCTGGCAGTTCAGCGATACCCGCACTGTCACCCTGCGCAAGGCCGCACCGCAAGCGGTCAACCTCAAGCCGATCGAAGTCAGCGTCGCCTCGCGCACCAGTACTGCCATCAGCGAAATCCCCGGCACCGTGTGGGTAGTCGACCAGCAGCAACTGCGCGAACAGATCGACAGCGGCGTAAGCCTCAAGGAAGCCATCGGCAAGCTGGTGCCAGGCTTGGACCTGGCGCCGGAAGGGCGCACCAACTACGGCCAGAACATGCGCGGGCGCAACGTGCTGGTGATGATCGACGGCGTCAGCCAGAACAGCTCGCGGGGCCTGTCGCGCCAGTTCGACAGCATTTCGCCGTTCAACGTCGAGCGTGTCGAAGTGCTGTCCGGGGCCAGCGCCATCTATGGCGGTGGCGCCACCGGCGGGATCATCAACATCGTTACCAAGAAGGGCGAGCCTGGGCCAGCGCGCTTCGAGACCCAGCTTGGCGCCAGCAGTGGCTTCAACAACAGCGATGACTTGGCGACGCGCTTCGCGCAATCCATCAGTGGCGGCAACGAGCGGATCAACGCCCGTCTGGGTATTTCCGGCGAGCAGAACGAAGCCTTCTACGACGGCGCGGGCGAGCAGATCTTCATCGACAATACCCAGACCGACCTCCAGTACAACCGCACCATCGACGTGCTCGGCACCGTCGGGCTGAAGCTTACCGATGAGCAAAGCCTCGACCTGTTGGCCCAGTACTACGATTCCGGTAACCACGGCAGCACCGGTATCTACTTCCCCAATCTCAATTACAACGCGCCCTCCGACCTCGAAGACGCCGAGCTGCGCAGCGGCTACTCGTCCGACCTGGAACCGCGCACCCGGCGCCTGCTGCTAAACGCCAACTATCACCACACAGACGT
The Pseudomonas sp. KU43P genome window above contains:
- a CDS encoding TonB-dependent receptor; this translates as MPKPSYRRGGRFHHALLSCSALAVFAGPLQVWAATPTAQAAMETRQVQLDLPAQPLDQALTAFADQAGLHLLYTTADVKGLTSPALQGSYSVEQALQQLLAGSDMAWQFSDTRTVTLRKAAPQAVNLKPIEVSVASRTSTAISEIPGTVWVVDQQQLREQIDSGVSLKEAIGKLVPGLDLAPEGRTNYGQNMRGRNVLVMIDGVSQNSSRGLSRQFDSISPFNVERVEVLSGASAIYGGGATGGIINIVTKKGEPGPARFETQLGASSGFNNSDDLATRFAQSISGGNERINARLGISGEQNEAFYDGAGEQIFIDNTQTDLQYNRTIDVLGTVGLKLTDEQSLDLLAQYYDSGNHGSTGIYFPNLNYNAPSDLEDAELRSGYSSDLEPRTRRLLLNANYHHTDVLGQDFYLQASYRKEDDNFYPFPYYNRATPTGSRGVYFAASQQNFEVTSLKGLFAKQWDTLKLTYGVDLDRERFNADQTTFDAQTSSDSGGLDLDKQSKAPRYPSYRVDGVSVYGQLDWHATDNLTLSGGARRQQMDVDVSDFKGVPGGSNDYQVSLYNIGAIYDFKNGHQVWTNYGEGFDLPDPAKYYGKPGLSVADNPLAGIKSRQVELGWRYADLDWDAQAALYYIWSDKIINVDSQTLTINVEDQKSRDFGFEGALTRHFQSGWEAGGTLHLTRSEEEDVNGGWIKRDARYASLSKSTAFVGWKGDGRSARLQANHAFSLKDDADHEIDGYTTFDLLGSQDTGFGTFSAGIQNLLDKQYSTVWGQRATLFYSPTYGPAYLYDYQGRGRTYTLTWSMAY
- a CDS encoding FecR family protein; the encoded protein is MTDTSTMPVPQPISDLSDDALDWQVLLHSGNASAADQARYKRWCELSPAHAEAACEAQALWQDLGQTPTAQAFETPPMRRQKRHWAVGLAASLVLLVAGYGGWQQVPVWLADYHTGMGERQSITLADGSRVTLNSASALNVAFTASERRVSLRAGEALFETADDPRPFVVQSAGEAVQGSAATFSVRSDGHVVLASGEARIGAQSLAVSPDASAQTAWQRGKLIFNGKPLGQVLAELERYQHGRIVLSDSKLSALEVSGVFDLDEPQALLRTLEQRYGLKVTYLPWLAVVY